In Diadema setosum chromosome 7, eeDiaSeto1, whole genome shotgun sequence, the DNA window taagaattcataacttttgaacggattgtcagattttcctcaaacttttgctgatgtgttctattaatattgctgcattcactcaatccacaagtctatgaaggtgaacttgtcctttaatcttgGGATGATGATGTTACTACAATGTATCAACTAATGCAGGATGCCACAAGAAGTTTGAATTCTTTGCCCTCACTTCTCTTCTCACTTCCCTCAACACTACATGTATAAGAAATAAACACAACACATGATACACACAGAGCTTTTAGCAAAGAGATTTTTGAAGAGTACTGGCGTAAAGGAGAGAAATTACTAGTACTCTTGCTCTCCACAGATACTACAATACACACTTGCATCCAACTTTATAAAATCAATTGAAGGAATTACGGAATTTTGACAAGGACGGTTACTTGAGAGACCCCGAGCAATTTCATTATTAACTGTTGTTGAGAGAATAcagaataaacacacacaaaaagaagtcaaattcaaaataacGGTCACAAAATACTCATGTACCCATAACTTACTCACTAGAATGCATGTTTTCATGGTGATACAATTCAATACTGCAGTACATTATTGCTTGTTTTCTTCCGTTACTTTGTCCTTTAGTTATGTTTTGAACAGCAAATGAtctttttgtttaaatgaaGCATTTGAACACCTGTCTGATATTCATCAGCTCCTTACCTATAGAATCTTGTCTTCCTCTGGTTTGTCAAGGCCCAACTCTTCTGGCGTGCTGATGCCTAGCTCCTTGAGTGTGGGTGCGATCTCCTGCAAGACGTATGGATAGATGTTTTTGTGGCCTCCAGCTTTGTCCTGTGAAATAATGAAGCAGGACATTAGAAAACAACATGCTATGTATGGTTTCCCactttcaaacttcaaacttaaAGGTAAGCAGCCAAAGTAATGAACATACAATTGCCTTCTTGTCTTTAAATACTCAAGTGAGAGTTTGTTAATGGCAACCTGCATTGGAAATTGTTAAATTACTGTAAGAGATGAACTTGCAGAGGTGAACACATCATTTTCAGGTATTTGAAAGCCAAATCACTGTGTACACACCAAACCTAGAGGCATGAATATTGAAACTTCACATATGAATAAGCATACTTTGCCATTAAACATCTACAATTCTATTCTAAATCAAATAAACTGGCACTGTCATTAACGATCATGTTGTCTTTACCTTTATTGCCTATAAGTTATTAGTCCACAAGACACtacataaaaaaataatttctcgTCTCTTTCTGCAATGGCTTTGCTGTGGCCAGCGTCACAGCACAGAGTAAACCAACCTTGACTGCTTCAAGGATACGGATTGCCATGGCGTGGTCATTCAGTCGGCGACACGCCCTCAGGGCGGCTGCCACGATCTTTGGTTCTGGCACTAAGTCATGACCATGGAGCTCATTGAGACCCCGGCGCAGTTCCCAGTCATCGATGTCTGCTCGTTCAAAGTAGGCCTCCCATCTGGCATCAAACTGTTCGTCGGTTTCTTCAACTTTGGCAGAGTAACCCCTGACTTGTGTGGCAGctgcaaaataatacatttcaatAAATTGAAGTAGAtagggaaatatacaaaatatcttGTTTTGAAATTTGCAGGGATGGTATCGCACAAGTGAAGGAAAAATATTGGGGCAGttcatgattttgtttataGTGCAGCCTTCCTCCATACATATATCCTGTATatgcgtaaaaaaaaagaaaaaagaaaatctgatGTGAACTGTAAAATACTAAGTTAAGATCATTTGTTAAttgtgtcattatcaagttTTCCTGTGAGTTTCAACCAAATccatttacaacattttgagttattttgaatttgcaaacagacagacagatgtatcaatgctgacaaaaacataacctcctttaGTATCCTTggcgaagtttttttttttttttttttttttttttctttgcatccACAAGAATCTAAAGTGACCAGACTAGTGAGTGTAGTGACCTCTGGCATCtcaagggctttttacacttgtgaatttttgct includes these proteins:
- the LOC140230488 gene encoding cytochrome c oxidase subunit 5A, mitochondrial-like: MFRQITCRIAGAARSAVLPKQMHQPLAATQVRGYSAKVEETDEQFDARWEAYFERADIDDWELRRGLNELHGHDLVPEPKIVAAALRACRRLNDHAMAIRILEAVKDKAGGHKNIYPYVLQEIAPTLKELGISTPEELGLDKPEEDKIL